One window from the genome of Pedococcus badiiscoriae encodes:
- a CDS encoding AzlC family ABC transporter permease, producing the protein MSTALSPERRARVIRQALSVAVATGTYGISFGALSVASGLSILQTQALSLLLFSGGSQFAFVGIMAAGASGGPAAIATSTLLGVRNGLYGLQVARMLDVRGLRKVFAAQLTIDESTAVGVAQPEAAAARLGFWTTGLGVFILWNVATLVGAIVGDAMGDPRRYGLDAAAAAAFCALLWPRLKSKDAVAIAALAAVIAVLVAPHAPAGVPVLVAACTALLAGVWRRAHHDPAPPHQWPHDAPGTTGTAGPETVT; encoded by the coding sequence GTGAGCACGGCCCTCTCCCCGGAGCGTCGGGCCCGCGTCATCCGGCAGGCCCTGTCGGTCGCCGTGGCGACCGGGACCTACGGGATCAGCTTCGGCGCCCTCTCGGTCGCCTCCGGCCTGTCCATCCTGCAGACGCAGGCACTGTCGCTCCTGTTGTTCTCGGGCGGCTCGCAGTTCGCCTTCGTCGGGATCATGGCCGCCGGGGCCTCCGGGGGCCCGGCCGCCATCGCCACGTCCACCCTGCTCGGAGTGCGCAACGGCCTGTACGGCCTGCAGGTCGCGCGGATGCTCGACGTGCGCGGGCTCCGCAAGGTCTTCGCGGCCCAGCTCACCATCGACGAGTCGACAGCCGTGGGGGTCGCACAACCCGAGGCAGCCGCGGCACGCCTCGGGTTCTGGACCACTGGCCTGGGGGTCTTCATCCTGTGGAACGTGGCGACTCTGGTCGGGGCCATCGTGGGGGACGCCATGGGCGACCCGCGTCGCTACGGGCTCGACGCTGCGGCGGCCGCCGCCTTCTGCGCCCTCCTGTGGCCCCGTCTGAAGTCGAAGGACGCGGTGGCCATCGCGGCACTCGCCGCGGTCATCGCCGTGCTCGTCGCCCCGCACGCCCCGGCCGGCGTCCCCGTCCTCGTGGCTGCCTGCACCGCGCTGCTCGCGGGCGTGTGGCGACGCGCCCACCACGACCCAGCGCCGCCGCACCAGTGGCCACACGACGCGCCGGGGACCACGGGCACCGCTGGACCGGAGACCGTGACATGA
- a CDS encoding GNAT family N-acetyltransferase produces MVHQHDHVGHPATPGPLADASVRVARESDAPAVGLVQATVWREAYAAVLPPDVLETFEPQAFTAVWRRSLAAPPQGVYRLLVACAGDQVVGFAAIGPSQDPDASPGTGDLSALGVHPQARRVGHGSRLLNAAVDTLRGAGADRLHTWVLADDEGTRAFLLDAGLHPDGAFRDRVISPEGDTAREVRLVADITPEPPAG; encoded by the coding sequence ATGGTTCACCAGCACGACCACGTCGGCCACCCGGCCACCCCAGGGCCACTCGCCGACGCCAGCGTGCGGGTGGCGCGCGAGTCCGACGCCCCTGCCGTGGGGCTCGTCCAGGCCACCGTGTGGCGCGAGGCGTATGCCGCCGTGCTGCCGCCGGACGTGCTGGAAACCTTTGAGCCACAAGCCTTCACGGCCGTGTGGCGCCGGTCCCTGGCCGCGCCTCCGCAGGGGGTGTACCGGCTGTTGGTGGCTTGCGCTGGAGACCAGGTCGTCGGGTTCGCCGCCATCGGTCCGAGCCAGGACCCTGACGCGTCGCCGGGCACCGGCGACCTGTCCGCCCTCGGCGTCCACCCCCAGGCGCGTCGGGTGGGGCACGGGTCGCGCCTGCTCAACGCGGCGGTCGACACCCTGCGCGGCGCGGGTGCGGACAGGCTGCACACCTGGGTGCTGGCCGACGACGAGGGGACGCGGGCCTTCCTCCTCGACGCGGGCCTGCACCCCGACGGCGCCTTCCGCGACCGGGTGATCTCCCCCGAGGGCGACACTGCGCGCGAGGTGCGGCTGGTCGCGGACATCACCCCGGAACCCCCGGCCGGGTGA
- a CDS encoding dihydrofolate reductase, with protein sequence MTNVTLIAAVGRNGVIGADNDMPWHLPEDFAFFKRTTMGHPMVMGRKTFDSIGRVLPGRRTIVVTRQPDWSHPDVETSHSLSEALSLAGPAAEVFVCGGGQVYAEAMPWAHRLLITEVDQSPEGDVRFPAIDPANWHETGREPRDGFSWVTYERA encoded by the coding sequence ATGACCAATGTGACGCTCATTGCCGCCGTCGGGCGCAACGGCGTCATCGGGGCGGACAACGACATGCCGTGGCACCTGCCCGAGGACTTCGCGTTCTTCAAGCGGACCACGATGGGTCACCCGATGGTCATGGGACGCAAGACCTTCGACTCGATCGGCCGGGTGCTGCCGGGCCGCCGGACCATCGTCGTGACGCGCCAGCCCGACTGGAGCCACCCCGACGTCGAGACCTCTCACTCGCTCAGCGAGGCACTGTCGCTCGCCGGTCCGGCAGCCGAGGTGTTCGTCTGCGGGGGCGGCCAGGTCTACGCCGAGGCGATGCCGTGGGCGCACCGGTTGCTGATCACCGAGGTCGACCAGTCACCCGAGGGTGACGTGCGCTTCCCGGCCATCGACCCGGCAAACTGGCACGAGACCGGACGCGAGCCGCGCGACGGCTTCAGCTGGGTCACCTACGAGCGCGCCTGA
- a CDS encoding thymidylate synthase yields the protein MQQYLDLLDHVMTTGTDKSDRTGTGTRSVFGYQMRFDLSEGFPVLTTKKLHLKSIIGELLWFLRGDSNVRWLQERGITIWDEWADEHGDLGPVYGYQWRSWPTPDGGHVDQIAKVIESIRTNPDSRRHIVSAWNVADVDSMALPPCHTMFQFYVSPAVDGRRARLSCQLYQRSADIFLGVPFNIASYALLTMMVAQVCDLEPGDFVHTLGDAHLYSNHFEQARLQLTREPLPLPQMKIASGKDIDQFDLGDFELVGYQAHPSIKAPIAV from the coding sequence GTGCAGCAGTATCTCGACCTCCTCGACCACGTCATGACGACCGGCACGGACAAGTCCGACCGCACGGGCACCGGCACCCGCTCGGTGTTCGGGTACCAGATGCGGTTCGACCTCTCCGAGGGCTTCCCGGTGCTCACGACCAAGAAGCTCCACCTCAAGTCGATCATCGGCGAGCTGCTGTGGTTCCTGCGCGGCGACTCCAACGTGCGGTGGCTCCAGGAGCGCGGCATCACCATCTGGGACGAGTGGGCCGACGAGCACGGCGACCTCGGACCGGTCTACGGCTACCAGTGGCGGTCCTGGCCGACCCCGGACGGCGGACACGTCGACCAGATCGCCAAGGTCATCGAGTCGATCCGCACCAACCCCGACAGCCGACGGCACATCGTCTCGGCGTGGAACGTCGCCGACGTCGACTCGATGGCGCTGCCGCCGTGCCACACGATGTTCCAGTTCTACGTGTCCCCGGCCGTGGACGGACGCCGGGCCAGGCTGTCCTGCCAGCTCTACCAGCGGTCCGCGGACATCTTCCTGGGAGTCCCGTTCAACATCGCCTCCTACGCCCTGCTGACGATGATGGTCGCGCAGGTCTGCGACCTCGAGCCCGGCGACTTCGTGCACACCCTCGGCGACGCGCACCTCTACTCGAACCACTTCGAGCAGGCCAGGCTCCAGCTGACCCGCGAGCCGCTCCCCCTGCCGCAGATGAAGATCGCCTCCGGCAAGGACATCGACCAGTTCGACCTCGGCGACTTCGAGCTGGTCGGCTACCAGGCCCACCCGTCGATCAAGGCTCCGATCGCGGTCTGA
- the dapA gene encoding 4-hydroxy-tetrahydrodipicolinate synthase — MSATSPFGRVVTAMVTPMRPDGTVDLDAAQRLATHLVDHGHDGLVVSGTTGESPTTTDAEKVDLLKAVLEAVGDRAAITAGAGSNDTAHSVELARAMTKAGAHALLVVAPYYNKPPQEGIARHIEAVADASELPVMVYDIPGRTGVPIHTETHLRLARHPRIRAVKDAKGDLFAATEVMRQTDLLWFSGDDALNLAHLTNGAIGVVSVVGHVAGDLWAEMLASVDKGDLARAQELNRQAVPAVNAVMNITQGAIMAKAALVELGVIDSATVRLPLVEATPDQVVQLRAGLTESGLL, encoded by the coding sequence ATGAGTGCGACGTCTCCGTTCGGCCGGGTGGTCACAGCCATGGTCACCCCGATGCGTCCCGACGGCACCGTGGACCTGGACGCCGCCCAGCGACTGGCCACCCACCTGGTCGACCACGGCCACGACGGCCTGGTCGTCAGCGGCACGACGGGGGAGTCACCCACCACGACCGACGCCGAGAAGGTCGACCTGCTCAAGGCCGTCCTCGAGGCGGTCGGTGACCGGGCCGCGATCACGGCGGGGGCGGGCAGCAACGACACCGCCCACTCGGTCGAGCTCGCCAGGGCCATGACGAAGGCGGGGGCCCACGCGCTCCTGGTCGTGGCCCCGTACTACAACAAGCCTCCCCAGGAGGGGATCGCCCGCCACATCGAGGCGGTCGCCGACGCCAGCGAGCTGCCCGTCATGGTCTACGACATCCCGGGCCGCACCGGGGTGCCCATCCACACCGAGACCCACCTGCGGCTGGCCCGCCACCCGCGCATCCGGGCGGTGAAGGACGCCAAGGGCGACCTGTTCGCCGCGACCGAGGTGATGCGGCAGACAGACCTGCTGTGGTTCAGCGGCGACGACGCCCTCAACCTCGCCCACCTGACCAACGGCGCCATCGGCGTCGTGTCCGTCGTCGGGCACGTCGCCGGCGACCTCTGGGCCGAGATGCTCGCGTCCGTCGACAAGGGCGACCTGGCCCGGGCGCAGGAGCTCAACCGGCAGGCGGTCCCGGCCGTCAACGCCGTCATGAACATCACGCAGGGAGCCATCATGGCCAAGGCCGCCCTGGTCGAGCTCGGGGTCATCGACTCCGCGACCGTGCGCCTGCCCCTCGTCGAAGCCACCCCCGACCAGGTCGTGCAGCTGCGCGCCGGTCTCACCGAGTCAGGACTTTTGTGA
- a CDS encoding RNase J family beta-CASP ribonuclease, with product MSHPHPELNLPRPLAKNGVRIIALGGLGEVGRNMAVIEHAGQLLVIDCGVLFPEDHHPGVDLILPDFEYLEGRLDDIQAIVLTHGHEDHIGAVPYLLRLKRDIPIVGSMLTLALIEAKLKEHRITPYTLGVKEGMREKLGVFDCEFVAVNHSIPDALAVFVRTPGGTILHTGDFKMDQLPLDNRLTDLRAFARLGEEGVDLFMTDSTNAEVPGFTTPEREIAPAIDKVFRDAQRRIIVACFSSHVHRVQQVLNAAETAGRKVAMVGRSMVRNMGIAAELGYLHVPDGVLVDVKKLDNYPDDQVVLICTGSQGEPMAALSRMANRDHRIDVGVGDTVLMASSLIPGNENAVYRVINGLMRLGANVVHKGNAKVHVSGHASAGELLYCYNIVKPRNVMPVHGEWRHLVANAELAVQTGIPREQVVLAEDGVVVDLVDGVARIVGAVPCGYVYVDGSSVGEFDEALLKDRRILRDEGFISVIVVIDSATGKIAAGPEIQARGFAEDDEIFSQVRPKIEQALAEATGNGVTDSHQLEQVMRRAIGGWVGGKIRRRPMIIPVVIQA from the coding sequence GTGAGTCATCCCCACCCCGAGCTCAACCTCCCCCGGCCGCTGGCGAAGAACGGCGTCCGCATCATCGCCCTCGGCGGCCTCGGCGAGGTCGGCCGAAACATGGCCGTCATCGAGCACGCCGGCCAGCTGCTGGTCATCGACTGTGGCGTGCTCTTCCCCGAGGACCACCACCCCGGCGTCGACCTGATCCTGCCGGACTTCGAGTACCTCGAGGGCCGCCTCGACGACATCCAGGCGATCGTCCTCACGCACGGCCACGAGGACCACATCGGGGCGGTGCCCTACCTGCTCAGGCTGAAGCGCGACATACCCATCGTGGGGTCGATGCTGACGCTGGCGCTCATCGAGGCCAAGCTCAAGGAGCACCGCATCACCCCCTACACCCTGGGGGTGAAGGAGGGGATGCGCGAGAAGCTCGGCGTCTTCGACTGCGAGTTCGTCGCGGTCAACCACTCGATCCCCGACGCGCTCGCCGTCTTCGTGCGCACGCCCGGCGGGACGATCCTGCACACCGGTGACTTCAAGATGGACCAGCTGCCGCTGGACAACCGGCTCACCGACCTGCGCGCCTTCGCCCGGCTGGGGGAGGAGGGCGTGGACCTGTTCATGACGGACTCGACCAACGCCGAGGTCCCCGGGTTCACGACCCCGGAGCGGGAGATCGCGCCGGCGATCGACAAGGTGTTCCGCGACGCCCAGCGGCGGATCATCGTCGCCTGCTTCTCCTCGCACGTGCACCGGGTCCAGCAGGTGCTCAACGCCGCCGAGACGGCCGGCCGCAAGGTCGCCATGGTGGGCCGCTCGATGGTGCGCAACATGGGCATCGCGGCCGAGCTGGGATACCTCCACGTGCCGGACGGTGTCCTGGTCGACGTCAAGAAGCTCGACAACTACCCCGACGACCAGGTCGTGCTCATCTGCACCGGTTCCCAGGGTGAGCCGATGGCGGCCCTGTCCCGGATGGCCAACCGCGACCACCGCATCGATGTGGGCGTGGGCGACACGGTGCTGATGGCGTCGTCGCTGATCCCCGGCAACGAGAACGCCGTCTACCGGGTCATCAACGGGCTCATGCGCCTGGGCGCCAACGTCGTCCACAAGGGCAACGCCAAGGTGCACGTCTCCGGTCACGCCAGCGCCGGCGAGCTGCTCTACTGCTACAACATCGTCAAGCCCCGCAACGTCATGCCGGTGCACGGCGAGTGGCGCCACCTGGTCGCCAACGCCGAGCTCGCGGTGCAGACGGGTATCCCGCGTGAGCAGGTCGTCCTGGCCGAGGACGGCGTGGTGGTCGACCTCGTCGACGGTGTCGCCCGGATCGTCGGCGCGGTGCCGTGTGGCTACGTCTACGTGGACGGCTCCTCGGTGGGCGAGTTCGACGAGGCGCTGCTCAAGGACCGCCGGATCCTGCGCGACGAGGGGTTCATCTCGGTCATCGTGGTGATCGACTCCGCCACCGGCAAGATCGCCGCCGGCCCGGAGATCCAGGCCCGCGGCTTCGCCGAGGACGACGAGATCTTCAGCCAGGTGCGGCCCAAGATCGAGCAGGCGCTCGCGGAGGCCACGGGCAACGGCGTCACCGACTCCCACCAGCTCGAGCAGGTCATGCGCCGGGCGATCGGCGGCTGGGTCGGCGGCAAGATCCGCCGCCGCCCGATGATCATCCCGGTCGTCATCCAGGCCTGA
- a CDS encoding aminotransferase class V-fold PLP-dependent enzyme, giving the protein MSIASTPPPAFRRSAPLAHARVQSHLRPVPDAGSLVEVGPLPAVVSESLLVPTVDGAVDYANFDHAASTPALMSVKKAVDNALRTYSSVHRGNGWASRVTSAWYEQARAEVRSFVGAREGDEVVFTRNSTDSFNLLARCLPRDTQVFVFESEHHAALLPWPARRTHRLPVPGSVSDARTLLRTALRDHRGRHRLVVLAGASNVTGEIWPVRELAAIARQAGARVVLDGAQYAPHRRVDLDDLGVDYVVLSGHKLYAPFGTGVLAGRADWLDAATPYLAGGGATKAVTDRGVVWQEGAARHEGGSPNVIGAIALAAACHTLRAHEAAVEEHERTLGRRLLEGLAAIDGVQTYSLFGPEHERVAVATFTVDGVDSSLVSAALSAEHGIGVRDGKFCAHLCVDALLETDPYAEGPATAVRASVGLATTAAHVERLLAAVAELAAHGPAHDYQLTAEGWVVADDPRDVLPPRPW; this is encoded by the coding sequence ATGTCGATCGCGAGCACCCCGCCTCCCGCCTTCCGTCGCAGTGCGCCGCTCGCGCACGCCCGCGTCCAGAGCCACCTGCGGCCCGTCCCGGATGCCGGTTCGCTGGTCGAGGTCGGCCCGCTGCCGGCCGTCGTGTCCGAGTCGCTGCTGGTGCCGACCGTCGACGGCGCCGTGGACTACGCCAACTTCGACCACGCCGCCTCGACGCCGGCCCTGATGAGTGTGAAGAAGGCCGTCGACAATGCCCTGCGCACCTACTCGTCGGTGCACCGGGGTAACGGCTGGGCGTCGCGGGTGACCTCGGCCTGGTACGAGCAGGCGCGCGCCGAGGTGCGGTCCTTCGTCGGGGCCCGGGAGGGCGACGAGGTCGTCTTCACCCGCAACAGCACCGACTCGTTCAACCTCCTGGCGCGCTGCCTGCCCCGCGACACGCAGGTCTTCGTCTTCGAGTCCGAGCACCACGCGGCGCTGCTCCCCTGGCCCGCGCGCCGGACCCACCGGCTCCCCGTCCCGGGCAGCGTCAGCGACGCGCGTACCCTCCTGCGCACGGCGCTGCGCGATCACCGCGGTCGTCATCGCCTGGTCGTCCTCGCCGGCGCCTCCAACGTCACCGGCGAGATCTGGCCGGTCCGCGAGCTTGCGGCGATCGCGCGCCAGGCGGGCGCGCGGGTGGTCCTGGACGGCGCCCAGTACGCCCCGCACCGCCGGGTCGACCTCGACGACCTCGGGGTCGACTACGTCGTGCTGTCCGGGCACAAGCTCTACGCACCGTTCGGCACGGGCGTCCTGGCCGGTCGGGCCGACTGGCTCGACGCGGCGACGCCCTACCTCGCCGGCGGAGGCGCCACCAAGGCCGTGACCGACCGCGGCGTGGTGTGGCAGGAGGGCGCCGCACGCCACGAGGGCGGCAGCCCCAACGTCATCGGTGCCATCGCCCTGGCGGCCGCCTGTCACACCCTGCGAGCCCATGAGGCCGCCGTCGAGGAGCACGAGCGGACCTTGGGCCGGCGCCTGCTGGAGGGCCTGGCGGCCATCGACGGCGTGCAGACCTACTCCCTCTTCGGCCCCGAGCACGAGCGGGTGGCCGTGGCGACCTTCACGGTGGACGGCGTCGACTCCTCACTGGTGTCCGCCGCGCTGTCGGCAGAGCACGGCATCGGGGTGCGGGATGGCAAGTTCTGCGCGCACCTGTGCGTCGACGCGCTGCTCGAGACCGACCCGTATGCCGAGGGCCCGGCGACCGCGGTCCGTGCCAGCGTGGGGCTGGCCACCACGGCTGCTCACGTCGAGCGGCTGCTCGCGGCCGTGGCCGAGCTCGCGGCGCACGGCCCGGCCCACGACTACCAGCTGACCGCCGAAGGCTGGGTCGTGGCGGACGACCCCCGGGACGTCCTGCCGCCCCGACCCTGGTAG